The DNA sequence AATCAACATCTTCTTGGGAATGTTTTCACACTCGGTAAAATTTGGAACGTTCTCCATCCCATATTGAATTAAAGCCTGCTCCCTTAATACCAGAACtctgaaataataacaataataatgaacactCAGTACGGTtaagtgaaaatattaaaaataataggTATGACTCAATATTTCCAGCAATTAACAAATAACTTCCAATGCACCGACCTCTTGTTGAATTCATGTACGAGAGGATTGGTCTTCTGGCTTACCATCCCGaacgaagaataaagaaaccCATCTCTGGAGAGGTAAAAGTCACACcgccctagagagagagagagagagagagagagagagagagagagagagagagagagagagagagagagagagagagagagagagagagagagagagagagagagatcctcatTACTCACGATATTCCATAtggcttttaatgtttttacgTCAGGTTTTCCTAGAGTCTATTTAAGCGAAGGACGAAGGAATTTGGTTTTGGTGTCTGGGAACCGTTACcgcgagtggatgcccttcctaacctcggaCACTGGCCAGGATTAGGAGATAAGACAGGAGGTGGACACTTGCGATGAAGAAAAGTGTAAGAATGATGAGCATGAATATATGAAGACTTCCTTACTTGACctatcaccacacaccaccaccacaatccttGCAAAGCTCAAACTACCATTTTTCCACTGACATCCATCATCATTAGAGGACTCGAATGGAACATTATATTTCCACACATACCTTTGTTGGTGAAGTCTGAGGCAATGAGCTTCTTCAGAGAGTTCTCAGTATCGACAAGCACGTGGCCGCCCACCCTCACCAGGGTGTCGAGACTCTCCATATAGCGCGCCTGTCTGTGGAACTCCAGGCGACCCTCCTTCTCCAATCCGGCCACCTCTCGTATCTCCCCGTATGTGGCGTCCTTCAGGAAGAGGAACGAGgctcagcagtgtgtgtgtgtgtgtgtgtgtgtgtgtgtgtgtgtgtgtaagttgaaTGGGAGGCAGAGCACACTCGTAAGGAGATTGTATCAGATTAGATATCTCTTGAGGCACAAATGACccgtaatattattattattattattattattattattattattattattattattattattatgataaatattatcattattattattattattattattattaatgttgttgttattgttgttgttgttgttgttgttgtgtttttgttgtcttgtgtagcgaggccgcgggggGAGAGAAGGCATGCAGGGCCAGAAGAGCATTCAACGTGAAAATAACGGTATATAGTGAAAAATTtccaaataaatataaacttcaatgcctcaaaatagaactaatttcttcctaCTGAAAATCTACATTATCATTGTGGTCGAGAATTACCCTGACAAGCTGTTCGTAAGTGGAATACTTTTGCCAGATCATGACCACGCTCGGGTGGTCCAGGACGTCCCTCACAGTCTGGAAGGGCTGCGGTACGTATCTCACGGCCAGCAGGGACATGAGGTTGCCGGAGTAACTCTTTGATAACACTAGTACCGTCAGCATCCACAGCCCCAGCAGCAGacgctcccaccaccaccactccgcgGGCCACACCACGTCTGCGTtgggagtgagtgagacagAGTTAGTCTTCATTAAGGCACGACTGCTGCTCCCTGAAAACACGGAAACATAAAAGACGTGAGGCAACATCCGACAGGATGCACGGTCCCCTAGGCCTCACCTTGCTGCAGGAGGACGCGGACAGAGCTTGATGTGTTGTCCGACCAATCGCCGCGAAAAAGCGACCTGCCGGGCAAGCAGGATGGAAGCCGCTGTAGGGCGAGGAGCACCCCCAGCAGCGCCGCCAGGGTGACTGCCCACACCAGGGGCGTGAGGGGCAGCAGGAAGCCCCACGGGTCTGTCTCTAGTCCAGTTAGACCGCTAAGTATTTTTACGCTTGCATGGAAGAGCGCATATGTGTAATCGACAGCTTCGTATCGAACGTGACTGAATGCGAAAGGCCCCGGTGAAAAATCCGCttcctgtaatatatatatatatatatatatatatatatatatatatatatatatatatatatatatatatatatatatatatatatatatatatatatatatatatatatatatatatatatatatatatatatatatatatatatatatatatatatataaggtacCAAGATAAACAAATTTATGCATTAGTAAAAGTGCGAAATGGCTTTCGCTCACCTCCCGCACCACCATGCCGATCATGCCGGTCCAGGAGCCGTCCGGCATTCTGCTGCCGAAGGTTCTCTCGGGGGACAACACATACGTAGTTCTGATCCGTTGCATATAGTGAAAAATTTATGTTGTCAGATTTATAGAATGCAATAATAACAGTCACATTTCAAGGTCTTTTTGTGAACGatgaaataagcaaataaaaaaccTGTTACAAGTGAACTGATGCACAACATTTTTGTAACACACGGGACTCACTTACGTGAAGTTCATCCTTGTAGCAAAGTACTTCACAACGTCACTTATGTACCCCGTGTATTCCAGGCGACGACCGCCGGGCTCGCCCGCGTCGTCGACCCAGGACAGGCTGTGCCCAGGGagcagctccaccaccaccttcaggcGCGGCGCGGAGCTGAACCTGAGCGAGTCACGCACTCAGTTAGACATTGAAGTTTCATTATATCAAGGGCACTCATAACAATGAAAGAACATTTCACAAGTGAGTTACGTACAGCCACAGATATACACACACTGAGAACTTATCGGGGAAGAGCGACATGTGGGAGGCGAGAGTCAGCCTCCCGTGCGGCGTCCAGGTGGCCACCCTCAGGGGCGTGCTGCCGCGGGCGCTGTACGGCTGCCACACGAACACGCCCACCCGCCTGACAGATCTGTGGGTGGGAAATAAACAGCATCACAATGCAGTAGAGAATCTTTGGTGGAATATGTCATTAAAACATACATCAACAAGTTTCCTTGGTTACTAAAGAGCAGTAGTCGTGCTAGAGTGTAACCTGGACGTGGCGGTGGGAAACACTTCACGTCAGGCGTCTGTTACCTGTCCCGCCAACCAGTGTGTTGTAATATCTAGTCCCTTACCTGGAAGTTTTATGATCTTGGATTCGGAGCAGCATGGCGTTCCTGTTGGAGAGAAGGCCATGCAGGCCGCCAAGGTGGCTGAGAGGGAGGCGAGTGAGGACAAGGATCCTCGTGGACCACCTGAGGGCGTGACGCCTGAGTGACAGGTGAGCGAAGGCGGCGAGGAAGGCTGGgtcatcactcaccaccaccaccaccaggcactGCCACACCTCTCCTAGCTGTGGAGAGATTAAGAAATTCTTCTCCAGATCATTTCTCTCTTGGTTTcccttttacctttcatttcaCTTGGGAACGTCCAGCAGTACCTCACGAACCCCGTCAACCGTCTCCCTGAGGCGGCCGTGGCTTCCATCAGAACCGTTGACGCTGTCGCCTACCGCCCGCAGCACTCTGACGCCCCGCGGCGCTTGCGTCACCTCTAACTCCTCATGATAATACCGAGAATGGACAATTaatgtataaaataaataggtaaacgagtagacagacaaataaatcaaagaaaTGCAGATCGCAAAATATTAATTTAATGTTTCTTTCCGGTTACCTCATGTTGGTCAGCAAGCAGCAGGCAAGCGTGCTGGCACGGGGCGTGGCTGGTGAGCACTGACTCCACCGCCCCCCACCACGCTccactcctgcctctcttcGGAGGCAAAATACAAGAACAACCTTCATTATTAATACACTTGCGTTATGTAACCATGTTAGTAATGAAAGTGTACATTTTTACAGGTAATATTGTACAGTAATTTTGTTGCTCACTTGGACGAAGAGATGCTGAAGTTATCCATTTAAGGCAGGACGGCagagccatcaccaccaccaccaccaccaccaccactctcatgACACCCGCCACAGCTGCCCTCGCTGCTGCCGCTACACGTCATGCACGCAGAGGCTGATGTAACAATTCACCCTACTTTGTATTTCATACGCAtatcagtactctctctctctctctctctctctctctctctctctctctctctctctctctctctctctctctctctctgcatcatgAGTTGCAATAGAAATAGGAATAATGAGTACCATGAATGGGTCTTACAGCATGTCTTAGTAAATCATGATATAAAAACAGcgctttctgtttgtgtgtgtttaatgtgtaAGTGTGCGCCTCAGAGCacaggatgaggatgaggatgactCTGCTATCACAGTGAACAGAATAGAGCGCGCCAACCACTGAGGCAAGACACCTGAGTGATAAGGACAAAAGCAGCTGACAACGGAACTCTTTGAATGGAAATGCTGAACGTTCCATGTGTATCTGGGGCCACAGCGTCTTCCTGCTTGTTTCCAGCGGTTGATCCACCTGCAGACAGTGGAGGGACTCACGCCGTGCTGCCTCGCGATGCTTCTGGCGGACGTTCCACAAAGCCACATGAACACATATTTGTAGCGGTCGGAGAGGCTGATGGGCTGGGAGGGATATTTCTTCTTTACCCGCATGGCAACGCTGATGTCCTGGGCAAGCACTGCTCCTTGAGTCATCGGCTGTGCTGCTTTGCAGTGGAAAGATTTATTACGGGAAATGTAAAGCTGATTCCAGTGTGACTCTTAATCATGTAggattctttaaaaaaaaacgttgaaagAAATTGTTTTTAGATGTGATTATAATTAGACGAGCGCTTTACAGTCATTTCCTCATTCAAGAAGCTTTACCTAATCATGTCAGGTATTAGAGGCAGCGATGGATGATATGACTATCGATCAAGGCTGGAAGGTTAACTGGGCTGTCcgttacaaaaagaaaacattaaagtCGAACAAATACCGACGATAATGACGATACTTGTGAAATATTTCgtgtacaaataaataaatagagtatAATTCTTATATAGTGCAGACATCACAGTGCCTCAGGTGATGAAGTGTGTCAGGTAATGTGGTGTTTTTGTAAGTCTTTAATTGCTTTGTTTCTACCGTTAAAGGAACGGTGCCGTTAAAGGAACAGTGTTATTATGAAAGTGTGTGGAGAGCACTAAACACAAGCCCACCAAGACCACCTCCTCTCACCGGGACACGCAGGAATGGACTGCTGGCTCTGTGGCGCTACTGCTTcatgtagcctgtgtgtgtgtgtgtgtgtgtgtgtgtgtgtgtgtgtgtgtgtgtgtgtttgaagcaAGCACGGGTTgcctttattattcatgtctgaTGCTTGGGTATATAATTTAGtctgttacagagagaaagagagagagagagagagagagagagagagagagagagagagagagagagagagagagagagagagagagagagagaagcagatagatatatagacggacaaacaaacaacgAGACCCAAAAACAAGATAATTTATTTCATTAGGGATTATTCATTAGGGATTAGCCATTATTTGTTAcccacataattatttttttcattttatttatttaactattcatttattttattttatttatctatttatctatttatctatttatttatttatttatttatttattttatttttgctaGTAAATATGAAGGCAGGACAGCAGCACAGGGGTTGCCAGAGGGAGTCAGTGCTCCTTCCAGGGCTTGACGAGCACCTCCAGACACCACACCGCCAGCCCGGCCACCACGCCCCCGCCCAGCAGCACAAACActccctgcaacacaacacacgtgacACAAACACCttctgcaacacaacacacacatgaaacaaacactccctgcaacacaacacacgtgacACAAAC is a window from the Scylla paramamosain isolate STU-SP2022 chromosome 26, ASM3559412v1, whole genome shotgun sequence genome containing:
- the LOC135113486 gene encoding glutamate receptor ionotropic, delta-2-like; the protein is MTQGAVLAQDISVAMRVKKKYPSQPISLSDRYKYVFMWLCGTSARSIARQHGCINNEGCSCILPPKRGRSGAWWGAVESVLTSHAPCQHACLLLADQHEELEVTQAPRGVRVLRAVGDSVNGSDGSHGRLRETVDGVRELGEVWQCLVVVVVSDDPAFLAAFAHLSLRRHALRWSTRILVLTRLPLSHLGGLHGLLSNRNAMLLRIQDHKTSRSVRRVGVFVWQPYSARGSTPLRVATWTPHGRLTLASHMSLFPDKFSVFSSAPRLKVVVELLPGHSLSWVDDAGEPGGRRLEYTGYISDVVKYFATRMNFTTTYVLSPERTFGSRMPDGSWTGMIGMVVREEADFSPGPFAFSHVRYEAVDYTYALFHASVKILSGLTGLETDPWGFLLPLTPLVWAVTLAALLGVLLALQRLPSCLPGRSLFRGDWSDNTSSSVRVLLQQDVVWPAEWWWWERLLLGLWMLTVLVLSKSYSGNLMSLLAVRYVPQPFQTVRDVLDHPSVVMIWQKYSTYEQLVRDATYGEIREVAGLEKEGRLEFHRQARYMESLDTLVRVGGHVLVDTENSLKKLIASDFTNKGRCDFYLSRDGFLYSSFGMVSQKTNPLVHEFNKRVLVLREQALIQYGMENVPNFTECENIPKKMLIMSSFSVSNIWGVFVLLVGCLIAALVVWCMELTCRR